The Aedes aegypti strain LVP_AGWG chromosome 3, AaegL5.0 Primary Assembly, whole genome shotgun sequence genome contains a region encoding:
- the LOC5563605 gene encoding LOW QUALITY PROTEIN: uncharacterized protein LOC5563605 (The sequence of the model RefSeq protein was modified relative to this genomic sequence to represent the inferred CDS: inserted 1 base in 1 codon) produces the protein MYLDTYSMIVGGFQHNIDLFPDKIKDLEGRFIRLALMNYEPYTTWTEVDDKSKANAYVGEKKKLRVDGTETRVFLEFCGIHNCSLDISTQEEAEWGEVYENFTGIGIMGAIAEHRXDAGIGAMLAWYYDSNSPTQPLSRTGVTCITPKQKLLPSWMTPILPFSSLIWIYLIMTVITCSIVLCIINYVVTNLLKSNDPVDICEVFMSVCSALVICSSILRVDQYKLASQLTIIIILLFSGLIIGNTYCGGLSSIMTVPQYEKPIDTPAQLVARGNDLGSFA, from the exons ATGTATTTGGATACGTATTCAATGATAGTAGGGGGATTTCAGCACAACATTGATCTGTTCCCAGATAAAATAAAAGACCTTGAAGGTCGATTCATAAGGCTCGCTCTTATGAATTACGAACCCTATACAACTTGGACTGAAGTG GACGACAAATCGAAAGCCAATGCTTACGTGGGAGAAAAGAAGAAGCTCCGAGTTGATGGCACGGAAACACGAGTATTCTTGGAGTTCTGTGGCATTCACAACTGCAGCTTGGATATTTCAACTCAAGAAGAAGCCGAGTGGGGTGAAGTTTACGAGAACTTTACAGGAATCGGAATCATGGGTGCCATTGCGGAACATC GTGATGCTGGAATTGGCGCTATGCTGGCGTGGTATTACGATTCCAACTCTCCGACGCAGCCTTTGTCCCGCACTGGTGTAACCTGCATAACTCCGAAACAGAA ACTTCTACCTTCATGGATGACACCAATTCTTCCCTTTTCAAGCTTGATTTGGATATACCTGATTATGACTGTGATTACTTGTTCAATAGtgttgtgtattatcaactatGTGGTTACAAACTTGTTGAAATCC AATGACCCCGTTGACATATGTGAGGTGTTCATGTCCGTTTGCTCAGCGCTGGTTATATGCTCCTCAATCTTACGGGTTGATCAATACAAACTGGCTTCACAGCTAACGATCATCATCATACTGCTCTTCTCCGGTCTTATAATAGGAAACACGTACTGTGGTGGACTTTCCAGCATTATGACCGTTCCTCAATACGAGAAACCGATTGATACGCCGGCTCAATTGGTTGCTCGGGGCAATGATTTGGGGAGCTTCGCATGA
- the LOC110679524 gene encoding uncharacterized protein LOC110679524, whose amino-acid sequence MSEIADNGREAIMIALLEDGHSMVNNAINAQNIKHYRIMSEQLYFEYEIAYTTKTWPLLDRIDSMSLRARDACLFRHMEQVMVDRYMDYWVQVSIEHSRERPHVQLQKMVLEEISGALMILGVGQTAAAVAFILENVLYYGMRSGKKLFKHITNSVRPMHPTKT is encoded by the coding sequence ATGTCGGAAATAGCGGACAACGGAAGGGAGGCTATTATGATAGCATTACTCGAGGATGGCCACTCCATGGTGAACAATGCAATCAATGCGCAGAACATCAAACACTACCGAATCATGAGCGAACAGTTATACTTCGAGTACGAAATAGCCTACACCACCAAGACATGGCCCCTGTTGGATAGAATCGATTCCATGAGTTTGCGAGCTCGTGATGCCTGCCTGTTTCGGCACATGGAACAAGTCATGGTCGATCGGTACATGGACTACTGGGTCCAGGTATCGATCGAGCATTCCCGAGAAAGACCTCATGTTCAGCTGCAAAAAATGGTGCTCGAAGAGATTTCCGGTGCTTTGATGATCCTTGGTGTAGGACAGACGGCTGCAGCTGTGGCATTTATTTTGGAGAATGTTTTATATTATGGTATGCGTTCTGGAAAGAAGCTATTTAAGCATATCACAAATTCCGTGCGTCCAATGCATCCAACAAAAACCTaa